From Desulfatiglans anilini DSM 4660:
TCCCTGACAGAGCGCGCCGGGATCTTCAAGGGGGATGTGGACTTCGCCGAAGAGGCCATCCTGGAATGGGCCAGAATGGGGGAGGCCCGGTCTGCCGACGCCCTCAACCTGATGACCACGGGAACCTTCTCCTTCGAGCGGCTTCTCGAGATCGGGAGGCTTCTCAAAAGGGAGGTCTCGGTCCCGCTCGTGGCCAACACCCGCGACATCCACCATCGGGAAGGGGAGAAACTGCTGGAGGCGGGCTTCGTCGGAGCCTATCACGCCGTCCGGCTCGGGGAAGGGGTGGACACCCCTTTCAAAAGAGAGAAGCGCATTCAGACCATCCGGGTCCTCAAGGACGTCGGGCTGCTGTGGATGAACTGCATCGAACCGGTGGGGCCGGAACACGCCCTGGACGAGATCGTCGACCTGATGTTTCTGGCAAGAACGTACGGGGCGGTGTACAGCGGGGTCATGCGGCGCATCAATTTCCCGGGGTCGCCCATGGCACGGTTCGGGATGATCACGGAGCGGGAGATGGCCCGGATGGTGGCGGTCAGCCGGTTGGTGATGGGGGATGTGCCGCGCGCCCACTGCACCCACGAACCGCATTCGGCATCGTTGATGGCGGGTGCCAACCTCTTTTTCCCGGAGGTGGGCGCGAGCCCCAGGGATGGGACGGCGGATACGGGTGAGGGCCGGGGGAAAAGCGTCGCTGTTTGCAGCGAAATCCTGAGAGAGATGGGATGGGATCCGGACCTGCCGTCCAACTGCTTTGGCACTGTCGCGGCGCGGTAGGTAAATCGATCTGGCAGGATTCGAGGACGTTTAGGCAGAAA
This genomic window contains:
- a CDS encoding radical SAM protein, whose product is MGWRILPRVREILERAGAFEGISEEDAGFLLRLDLESREIYAVMETANRLSREQFGKKGENHLHIGVNVAPCPFNCAFCSLTERAGIFKGDVDFAEEAILEWARMGEARSADALNLMTTGTFSFERLLEIGRLLKREVSVPLVANTRDIHHREGEKLLEAGFVGAYHAVRLGEGVDTPFKREKRIQTIRVLKDVGLLWMNCIEPVGPEHALDEIVDLMFLARTYGAVYSGVMRRINFPGSPMARFGMITEREMARMVAVSRLVMGDVPRAHCTHEPHSASLMAGANLFFPEVGASPRDGTADTGEGRGKSVAVCSEILREMGWDPDLPSNCFGTVAAR